A stretch of Lathyrus oleraceus cultivar Zhongwan6 chromosome 6, CAAS_Psat_ZW6_1.0, whole genome shotgun sequence DNA encodes these proteins:
- the LOC127095325 gene encoding uncharacterized protein LOC127095325 yields MKSMDAFEAILALLIYLLFLFPNVDEFVDINAIKIFPIENPVPTLLADVYHSVHLRNSHKGGMIICCTTPLYKWFISHLPRSTAFWDLKDGLLWSQKIMSLTHFDIDWFDRAYEGVKIIDSCGEFPNVLLLGTNEGVNYNPILAHRQFGYLMKDKPNTVFLESFFFKEGENNKAFKEKIVHAYRHVHKKRREVLGKLDCVSLDPYLQWVQARTVSLKMPYPRQNTLS; encoded by the coding sequence ATGAAGAGTATGGACGCTTTTGAGGCTATTCTTGCCTTGCTCATCTATTTATTGTTCCTCTTCCCTAATGTTGACGAGTTTGTTGACATTAATGCTATCAAAATATTCCCAATTGAAAATCCAGTTCCTACTTTGCTTGCAGATGTTTACCATTCAGTCCATCTTAGGAATTCTCACAAGGGAGGAATGATCATATGTTGTACAACTCCGCtctacaagtggtttatttcacacttgcctcgGTCTACTGCCTTTTGGGACCTCAAGGATGGTTTGCTATGGTCACAAAAGATTATGTCTCTCACTCATTTTGACATTGATTGGTTTGATCGTGCTTATGAGGGGGTGAAAAtcattgatagttgtggtgagtttCCTAATGTACTTCTTCTTGGTACAAATGAAGGCGTTAACTACAACCCGATTTTGGCTCACCGTCAGTTTGGATACCTAATGAAGGACAAGCCCAACACCGTCTTCTTAGAGAGTTTCTTCTTCAAGGAAGGAGAAAACAACAAAGCGTTCAAAGAAAAGATTGTGCATGCCTATCGCCATGTCCATAAGAAAAGAAGAGAAGTTCTAGGAAAGCTAGATTGTGTCTCTTTGGATCCTTATCTCCAATGGGTGCAAGCTAGGACCGTTAGTTTGAAAATGCCTTATCCTCGACAAAATACTTTGTCTTAA